Proteins co-encoded in one Prunus persica cultivar Lovell chromosome G6, Prunus_persica_NCBIv2, whole genome shotgun sequence genomic window:
- the LOC18775507 gene encoding putative pentatricopeptide repeat-containing protein At1g12700, mitochondrial has translation MLKMMMRTNAAASSYCSSSSSRGMPRLHPNSTVVFVNNYFAFFSRSQASKAKNSRRRRTQIDQLAKDFPKITNVEDALKVFDRMLQLRPLPPLFRFTQVLCLVARLKQYSTVISSYNQMAVSGMVPDVYVLNILINCFCHLNQMGSSFSVLGKLFKLGFEPSVSTVNTLINGFLLENRVVEAAGIFNKMIKAGNCQPNAITFGTLVKGLCMKGNNGAAIQLLRKMEERAFKIDLIVYNTIIDSLCKDTLLVDALNLFSEMISRGIAPDVRTYTALIQGACKLGKWKEATRLLKEMESKNIFPNVHTFTVLVDTLCKEGMVVEAEGVVEMMIQRDMEPNVVTYSSLMNGYCLQGEMDKAKKVFELMLSKGSMVNGFSYAILINGYCNQKKIDEARMLFLDMSRMGLVQDNIICNIIMDGFCKVGRTQDAQKVFFEMQTSGQLPDVITYTVLLDGLCKNRQLSKAMQLFREMEGKKLDIDIKIYSILINGLCIAGKIKSARDLFCGLSSKGLQPDVVTHNVMINGLCLGGLTSEAEELLIEMEEKGCSPNDRTYNTIIRGLINNNETSRAMVLIRQMVEKGFSADVSTMELIVNLLCKDEVDPALLPLIRKSL, from the coding sequence AtgctgaagatgatgatgcgAACAAatgctgctgcttcttcttattgcagcagcagcagcagcagaggTATGCCTCGTCTTCACCCTAACTCCACTGTTGTTTTCGTCAACAATTACTTTGCTTTCTTCTCTCGCTCTCAAGCTTCTAAAGCAAAAAAttctagaagaagaagaacccaAATAGACCAGCTAGCGAAAGACTTTCCCAAAATCACAAATGTTGAGGATGCTCTCAAAGTGTTTGATAGAATGCTTCAATTGCGTCCCCTGCCTCCACTTTTTCGTTTTACTCAAGTCTTGTGCCTAGTTGCGAGATTGAAACAGTATTCGACGGTCATCTCGTCATATAACCAAATGGCTGTGTCGGGAATGGTACCTGATGTTTATGTTCTGAACATTCTCATTAATTGTTTTTGTCATTTGAACCAAATGGGGTCTAGTTTTTCTGTCTTGGGAAAATTATTCAAACTTGGTTTTGAACCAAGTGTCTCTACCGTCAACACTCTAATCAACGGCTTTCTTCTCGAGAATAGAGTGGTTGAGGCAGCAGGaattttcaataaaatgaTCAAGGCAGGTAATTGTCAGCCTAATGCTATTACTTTCGGCACGCTAGTCAAAGGCCTTTGCATGAAAGGCAACAATGGTGCTGCTATTCAGTTGCTGAGGAAAATGGAGGAAAGAGCTTTCAAGATTGACCTTATTGTCTATAACACGATTATCGACAGTCTTTGTAAAGATACACTACTTGTTGATGCATTGAACCTCTTCTCAGAAATGATAAGCAGGGGTATTGCCCCAGACGTCAGGACCTATACAGCGTTGATTCAGGGAGCTTGCAAATTAGGCAAGTGGAAAGAAGCTACAAGGTTGTTGAAAGAAATGGAgagtaaaaatatttttccaaaTGTGCACACCTTCACTGTCTTGGTAGACACACTTTGCAAGGAGGGCATGGTTGTGGAAGCAGAAGGTGTGGTCGAAATGATGATTCAAAGGGATATGGAACCTAATGTGGTTACGTACAGTTCACTTATGAATGGTTACTGTTTGCAAGGAGAAATGGACAAGGCGAAAAAGGTTTTTGAACTAATGCTTAGCAAGGGGTCCATGGTTAATGGTTTTAGTTATGCCATATTGATAAATGGATACTGTAACCAGAAAAAAATCGATGAGGCCAGGATGCTTTTTCTGGATATGTCTCGTATGGGACTGGTTCAAGACAACATTATTTGTAACATTATTATGGACGGTTTTTGCAAAGTGGGTAGAACACAGGATGCACAAAAGGTGTTCTTTGAGATGCAGACTTCAGGCCAACTTCCAGATGTTATAACTTATACTGTTCTACTGGATGGCCTGTGTAAAAACCGACAGCTTTCTAAAGCAATGCAATTGTTTCGAGAGATGGAAGGCAAGAAGTTGGATATTGATATTAAGATTTACAGCATTCTTATTAATGGTTTGTGCATAGCTGGAAAAATTAAATCTGCAAGGGATCTCTTTTGTGGTTTATCATCAAAAGGACTTCAACCTGATGTAGTGACACACAATGTAATGATTAATGGACTCTGTCTCGGTGGCCTAACAAGTGAAGCAGAAGAGTTGCTTATTGAAATGGAAGAGAAAGGGTGCTCTCCAAATGATCGGACCTATAACACGATTATCCGCGGGCTTATCAATAACAATGAGACATCAAGGGCGATGGTACTTATTCGAcaaatggtggagaagggtTTCTCTGCGGATGTGTCAACAATGGAATTGATAGTAAATTTATTGTGCAAAGATGAAGTCGATCCTGCTTTGTTGCCATTGATAAGAAAATCATTGTGA
- the LOC18775351 gene encoding osmotin-like protein, which produces MVSSYHNSLTILLTTFLILCSLAHATSPAPFLTLVNNCPFPLWPGIQPNSGHPVLERGGFYLPALSHRSFPTPTQPWSGRIWARTHCTQTQNHFSCLTGDCGGRLECNGAGGAAPATLAQVSLHHGPNDLFSYGVSLVDGFNVPLTITPHEGHGVCPVVGCKADLLATCPERLRVTSHPGVVACKSACEAFRTDELCCRNHYNSPQTCRASSYSEFFKRACPATFTFAHDSPTLMHQCSSPHELKVIFCH; this is translated from the coding sequence atggTTTCCTCTTACCACAACTCCCTCACTATCCTCCTCACCACATTCCTGATCCTCTGCTCTCTCGCCCACGCCACTTCCCCTGCACCCTTTTTGACTCTGGTCAACAACTGCCCCTTCCCCCTCTGGCCCGGCATCCAGCCCAACTCCGGCCACCCCGTCCTCGAGCGCGGCGGCTTCTACCTCCCCGCCCTCTCCCACCGCTCCTTCCCCACCCCGACCCAGCCCTGGTCTGGTCGGATCTGGGCCCGCACCCACTGCACCCAGACCCAAAACCACTTCTCCTGCCTCACCGGCGACTGCGGTGGCCGCCTCGAGTGCAACGGAGCCGGCGGGGCCGCCCCCGCCACGCTAGCGCAGGTCAGCCTCCACCACGGGCCCAACGACCTCTTCTCATACGGCGTGAGCCTCGTCGACGGCTTCAACGTCCCCTTGACCATCACCCCGCACGAGGGCCACGGAGTGTGCCCCGTGGTAGGCTGCAAGGCCGATCTGCTCGCCACGTGTCCCGAGAGGCTGAGGGTGACGTCGCACCCCGGCGTGGTGGCGTGCAAGAGCGCCTGCGAGGCGTTCCGTACGGACGAGCTGTGCTGTCGGAACCACTACAACAGCCCGCAGACGTGTCGGGCGTCGAGTTACTCGGAGTTTTTCAAGCGCGCGTGTCCTGCCACGTTTACTTTTGCTCACGACAGCCCCACGCTCATGCACCAGTGCTCGTCGCCACACGAGCTCAAGGTCATCTTTTGtcactag
- the LOC18774247 gene encoding ubiquitin-conjugating enzyme E2 7 has protein sequence MAASQASLLLQKQLKDLCKNPVDGFSAGLVDENNIFEWSVTIIGPPDTLYEGGFFNAIMSFPNNYPNSPPTVKFTSDIWHPNVYPDGRVCISILHPPGEDPNGYELASERWTPVHTVESIVLSIISMLSSPNDESPANVEAAKEWRDRRDDFKKKVSRCVRKSQEML, from the exons ATGGCGGCGTCCCAGGCGAGCCTTCTGCTTCAGAAACAGCTCAAGG ATCTTTGCAAGAACCCAGTAGACGGGTTCTCGGCCGGTCTGGTCGATGAAAACAATATCTTTGAGTGGAGCGTCACGATTATCGGACCGCCGGATACACTATA TGAAGGGGGATTCTTCAATGCCATCATGAGCTTTCCTAATAATTATCCGAACAGCCCTCCGACGGTTAAGTTTACTTCAGATATATGGCATCCCAACG TCTATCCTGATGGCCGTGTTTGCATATCAATTCTTCATCCTCCTGGTGAGGATCCAAATGGTTATGAGCTTGCAAGTGAGCGCTGGACGCCTGTCCATACG GTTGAAAGCATAGTTTTGAGTATAATATCAATGCTATCCAGTCCGAATGACGAATCTCCTGCAAATGTTGAAGCTGCG AAGGAGTGGAGAGATCGGAGAGACGATTTCAAGAAAAAGGTGAGCCGCTGTGTGAGAAAGTCACAAGAAATGCTATGA
- the LOC18774253 gene encoding uncharacterized protein LOC18774253, whose protein sequence is MATTGSKMNTVFAYTVVYVKDVAKSTTFYSKAFGYNIRRIDDSNRWGELESGQTTIAFTPVHQHETDDLTGAVKTPSSGRERQPVEVCFAYPDVDAAYKRAVENGAVAVSEPEEKEWGQKVGYVRDPDGIVVRLGSYVNPPTAK, encoded by the exons atggcGACGACGGGGTCGAAGATGAACACAGTGTTTGCTTACACGGTGGTGTACGTGAAGGACGTTGCTAAATCCACAACCTTCTACTCCAAAGCCTTCGGCTACAACATTCGTCGTATAGACGACTCTAACag ATGGGGGGAGTTAGAAAGTGGGCAAACAACGATAGCGTTCACGCCGGTGCACCAGCACGAGACGGATGATCTGACAGGTGCAGTTAAAACCCCAAGCTCTGGCCGTGAGAGGCAGCCGGTTGAGGTTTGCTTTGCCTACCCTGACGTTGATGCTGCCTACAAA AGGGCGGTAGAGAATGGGGCGGTGGCGGTGAGTGAgccagaagagaaagagtgggGACAGAAAGTGGGGTATGTACGAGATCCTGATGGGATCGTGGTCAGGTTGGGAAGCTACGTCAACCCACCAACAGCAAAGTAG